In Candidatus Kaistella beijingensis, a genomic segment contains:
- a CDS encoding Crp/Fnr family transcriptional regulator: MEIKDSIKDLFEEELIGEILSVGKLKKVQEGDIVINVGQPIHFMPVVLEGTLKVSMIDDAGKELLMYYLNASEGCAMTFTCCIREHKSEILAVAEEDSELWMIPVEYMDIWMHKYVSWKNFVMKTMQNRFYEMLKALDLVAFNSLDTRLLNYLKEKSKNTGKTVINVSHEQIAIDLASSRVVISRLLKKLENEGRVLLYRNQIKLLKDL, from the coding sequence ATGGAAATTAAGGATTCAATCAAAGATTTATTTGAAGAGGAATTGATAGGCGAAATTCTTTCTGTAGGAAAACTGAAAAAAGTTCAGGAAGGAGATATTGTCATTAATGTTGGTCAACCGATTCACTTTATGCCCGTAGTTTTGGAGGGAACGCTGAAGGTTTCTATGATTGACGATGCGGGAAAAGAATTGCTGATGTATTACCTGAACGCAAGCGAAGGTTGCGCAATGACTTTCACCTGCTGTATTCGGGAGCATAAAAGCGAAATTTTGGCAGTTGCAGAGGAAGATTCGGAACTATGGATGATTCCTGTGGAATATATGGATATTTGGATGCACAAATATGTTTCGTGGAAAAATTTTGTGATGAAAACGATGCAGAACCGTTTCTATGAAATGTTGAAAGCATTGGATTTGGTTGCTTTCAACAGTTTGGATACAAGGCTTTTAAACTATCTTAAAGAAAAATCCAAGAATACGGGTAAAACTGTCATTAATGTTTCTCACGAGCAAATTGCGATAGATTTGGCGAGTTCAAGAGTGGTCATCAGCCGACTTCTAAAAAAATTGGAAAACGAAGGCAGAGTTCTTCTTTACCGAAATCAAATCAAACTTCTGAAAGATTTGTAA
- a CDS encoding rhodanese-like domain-containing protein, whose protein sequence is MKSICPNKIQSLKEDFLLIDIREKFEFDTHKADSQNLINIPFSEIDENLEILPKNKLLILICNNGLRSETATKYLMERNFENVTFVEGGLVKWQQNGMKILGSPPDFISHSLSLTKDCNS, encoded by the coding sequence ATGAAAAGCATTTGTCCCAACAAAATACAGTCGCTGAAAGAAGATTTTCTTTTGATTGATATACGAGAAAAATTTGAATTTGATACTCACAAAGCCGATTCTCAAAACTTAATCAACATTCCTTTCAGCGAAATTGATGAAAATTTAGAAATTTTACCGAAAAATAAATTGTTGATTTTGATTTGTAACAACGGTTTGCGGAGCGAAACAGCCACAAAATACTTAATGGAAAGAAATTTTGAGAATGTTACTTTTGTTGAAGGCGGTTTGGTAAAATGGCAACAAAACGGAATGAAAATTTTGGGAAGTCCACCCGATTTTATATCACATTCTTTATCTTTAACCAAAGACTGCAATTCCTGA
- a CDS encoding AraC family transcriptional regulator: MSFPIINACDLFTQKKSENHIVVHQLSELLQDDIYIPKKPHRHTFYQVLYVKKGKGFHHIDFQENEISSPQIFFLSPTQVHDLRFENAEIEGFLINFDEYFYNAFLSKINFIDDFTFFNRNGKVSSFDARKSQKEIDEIFSKIEKAFSEKPHHYLEFLRVYLLELFLIVDGFQEKSKEEKQYSNQKHIISNFEKLLEKHFYEAHYPKYYAERLAITANYLNLVCKNYIGKTAGELIRERVILEAKRLLVNSQLSVSEIAYQLHFDDNSYFTKFFKQSTGLTPFQFRSSVNG, encoded by the coding sequence ATGTCATTCCCAATCATCAATGCCTGCGATTTGTTCACGCAGAAAAAAAGCGAAAACCATATTGTGGTACATCAACTTTCGGAGTTGTTGCAGGATGATATTTACATACCCAAAAAACCACACCGTCATACTTTTTATCAGGTTTTATATGTGAAAAAAGGAAAAGGTTTTCACCATATTGATTTTCAGGAAAATGAAATTTCTTCGCCGCAAATTTTCTTTCTTTCACCGACGCAAGTTCACGATTTGAGATTTGAAAACGCTGAAATAGAGGGTTTTCTCATAAATTTTGATGAATATTTCTACAACGCTTTTCTTTCTAAAATCAATTTTATAGATGATTTCACTTTCTTCAACCGAAACGGAAAAGTTTCTTCTTTCGACGCACGAAAATCTCAAAAGGAAATAGACGAAATATTCTCAAAAATTGAAAAAGCATTTTCTGAGAAACCGCATCATTATCTAGAATTTCTTCGGGTTTATCTCTTGGAACTTTTTCTGATTGTGGATGGTTTTCAAGAAAAATCGAAGGAAGAAAAACAATATTCCAATCAAAAGCACATCATTTCCAATTTTGAAAAACTATTGGAAAAACACTTCTACGAAGCACATTATCCAAAATATTATGCCGAGAGATTGGCAATTACAGCCAATTATCTCAATTTAGTTTGCAAAAATTACATCGGAAAAACGGCGGGCGAACTCATTCGTGAAAGAGTGATTTTAGAAGCAAAAAGATTGCTCGTCAATTCACAGTTAAGCGTTTCCGAAATTGCTTATCAACTTCATTTTGACGATAATTCCTATTTCACCAAATTTTTTAAACAAAGTACAGGACTTACACCGTTTCAGTTTCGCAGTTCGGTGAATGGATAA
- a CDS encoding aminotransferase class V-fold PLP-dependent enzyme, whose protein sequence is MLFENNYFEDLRKKEFSRLDAENQVYLDFTGGNLYPESLIHQHSEILLKNVMGNPHSTNPTSQKSSVWAENTRKKVLEFFNAEDYFCIFTQNASHALKIVGESYPFSENSYFLMLSDNHNSVNGIREFCQNKNGEFSYFPINFTDLRIDEKELKKVLKSKNSFKDKLFAIPAQSNVSGVKHDLKWIQIAQQNGWDVLLDAAAFVPTNILDLKLYQPDFVSVSFYKMFGFPTGIGCLFVRKDKFEKLKKPWFAGGTVKMVSVKEPKFFLANNHERFEDGTLDYLNIPAVKLGLEFLEDVEMEKISQRIADLRKYVYQKLSVLKHGNGKSLVHLFGPENHQNVGGTLIITFYNKNGEKYLFEEIEKEANLKNISIRSGCFCNPGIDEINNEISEEELARYYQNSNNVNFSEMVDFLGKMRGATRVSFGIATVKQDIDYFVEFVSQFVDR, encoded by the coding sequence ATGTTATTTGAAAATAATTATTTTGAGGATTTACGGAAAAAAGAATTTTCAAGATTAGATGCTGAAAATCAGGTCTATCTGGATTTTACGGGCGGAAATCTTTATCCCGAAAGTTTAATTCATCAGCATTCTGAAATCCTGCTCAAGAATGTGATGGGAAACCCGCATTCAACCAATCCTACGTCGCAAAAATCATCGGTTTGGGCAGAAAACACACGCAAGAAAGTTTTGGAATTTTTCAACGCCGAAGATTACTTCTGTATCTTTACCCAAAACGCTTCCCACGCCTTGAAAATTGTGGGAGAAAGTTATCCTTTTTCGGAGAATTCCTATTTCTTGATGCTTTCAGATAATCACAATTCCGTAAATGGAATTCGGGAGTTTTGCCAAAATAAAAACGGAGAATTTTCTTATTTTCCAATTAATTTTACGGATTTACGGATTGATGAAAAAGAATTGAAAAAAGTTTTGAAATCCAAAAACTCCTTCAAGGATAAATTGTTTGCTATTCCTGCACAGTCCAATGTTTCAGGCGTAAAACACGATTTGAAATGGATACAGATTGCACAACAAAATGGATGGGACGTTCTTTTGGACGCCGCCGCTTTTGTACCGACTAATATTTTGGATTTGAAACTGTATCAACCTGATTTCGTGTCGGTTTCTTTCTATAAAATGTTTGGTTTTCCTACGGGAATTGGCTGTTTATTCGTAAGAAAAGACAAATTTGAAAAACTGAAAAAGCCTTGGTTTGCAGGCGGAACCGTGAAAATGGTATCTGTAAAAGAGCCCAAATTTTTTCTTGCAAACAACCACGAAAGATTTGAGGACGGCACTTTGGATTATCTCAATATTCCTGCAGTGAAATTGGGTTTAGAATTTTTGGAAGATGTTGAAATGGAAAAAATTTCCCAAAGAATTGCGGATTTAAGAAAATATGTCTATCAAAAATTGAGCGTTTTGAAGCACGGAAACGGTAAAAGTTTGGTGCATTTGTTCGGTCCCGAAAATCATCAGAATGTAGGCGGAACTTTGATAATTACTTTCTACAACAAAAATGGAGAAAAATATCTTTTTGAAGAAATTGAAAAAGAAGCCAATTTGAAGAATATTTCCATTCGTTCCGGCTGTTTCTGCAATCCCGGAATTGATGAGATTAATAATGAAATTTCTGAAGAAGAATTAGCACGATATTATCAAAACTCCAATAATGTAAATTTCTCTGAAATGGTCGACTTCCTTGGTAAAATGCGTGGCGCAACGAGAGTTTCATTCGGAATTGCAACGGTAAAGCAGGATATCGATTATTTTGTAGAATTTGTTTCACAATTTGTTGATAGATAG